The genomic DNA AAAGTGTTGGACGTCCTGGACCTGCTTGAGATCGACATCCAATATCAGATGTCCGCCGTCCGTCACAAACGGTTTTCCGCCCTGCTCCCGTAGCGTCACGTCGACATGCTTGTCCTGTAAAAAACGTTCGACATACGGTCTCGCAAACGCATCGATTTCAACTGGTAGCGGTCCGGTCAGATGATGAACGAATTTCGAAGCATCGGCCAAATAGAGAACTTCCCGGCTCATCAGCGCGACGACTTTTTCGCGGAACAGTGCACCACCGCCGCCTTTGAGCACCCGGAAATGTGGATCGATTTGATCAATCCCGTCGACGATCAGGTCAATGTGCGTCACTTCTTCGAGCGACAGAAGTGGGATGTTCAACCGGTTGGCTTGTTCGACCGTCTCGTTGGATGTTGCGACCCCTTGCACCTGTCCGCCTTCTTCGACCCATTTCCCTAAGACATCGATGAAACTCCGGGTCGTCGAACCCGTCCCAAGACCAAGAATCATCCCGTTCCTGACATGCTTGATGGCGGCTTTCGCCAGTATCGTTTTCTCCTGTTCATACATCCGCACCCCTCCTTCGTTAATACTCTATTCCCGATTGCTCAGGAGTTCAATCGACTGGTATAAGCGAATCCGTCTCCTTCAGGTACAAGACAATGCTGTCACGTAACGGGGTAAGGGACTGTTGCCAAAAAGCAACGGATTGCGGATCTCCTCCGAGATGACGTTCAATCAATTCTTCGATTGAAGCCTGTCCTGAATCCCGCAACAACGGT from Exiguobacterium sibiricum 7-3 includes the following:
- the rpiA gene encoding ribose-5-phosphate isomerase RpiA, which translates into the protein MYEQEKTILAKAAIKHVRNGMILGLGTGSTTRSFIDVLGKWVEEGGQVQGVATSNETVEQANRLNIPLLSLEEVTHIDLIVDGIDQIDPHFRVLKGGGGALFREKVVALMSREVLYLADASKFVHHLTGPLPVEIDAFARPYVERFLQDKHVDVTLREQGGKPFVTDGGHLILDVDLKQVQDVQHFAKELKSLTGVLETGYFERQPDHVLTVEQGQVRQLAHPDLRDGGGLV